A genomic segment from Cyanobium sp. NIES-981 encodes:
- a CDS encoding lysophospholipid acyltransferase family protein — MPPLPPPALHRDPRVIQRLMPVWEWFYRHYFRVRTSGWEHIPSQGQVLLVGSHNGGLATPDLPMFLVDWVRRYGVEREVYGLAHVKLWSAFPRLAALAARVGAVPFHPRQALAVLGQGHSLLVYPGGGEDAFRPHRQRDRIHFGGRTGFIRLALWRELPLIPLISWGAHDTLLVLDDCTAQARRLHDLGMPWLLGIDPEVVPLYLGLPWGLGVGPLPNLPLPVPIHTRVCAPVVFPRTGYAASRDRSYVRACYQQVVAHMQAELDRLAQTVRQGGGVCSW; from the coding sequence ATGCCCCCACTCCCCCCACCGGCGCTCCACCGCGACCCCCGCGTGATCCAGCGGCTGATGCCCGTGTGGGAGTGGTTCTACCGCCACTACTTCCGGGTGCGCACCAGTGGCTGGGAGCACATCCCCAGCCAGGGGCAGGTGCTGCTGGTGGGCTCCCACAACGGCGGTCTGGCAACGCCCGATCTGCCCATGTTCCTGGTGGACTGGGTGCGGCGCTACGGCGTGGAGCGGGAGGTGTACGGCCTGGCCCACGTCAAGCTGTGGAGCGCCTTCCCCCGCCTCGCCGCGCTGGCGGCCCGGGTGGGCGCCGTGCCCTTCCACCCGCGCCAGGCCCTGGCCGTGCTGGGGCAGGGCCACAGCCTGCTGGTGTACCCCGGCGGCGGCGAGGATGCCTTCCGGCCGCATCGCCAGCGGGATCGGATCCATTTCGGCGGGCGCACCGGCTTCATCCGCCTGGCCCTGTGGCGGGAACTGCCGTTGATCCCGCTGATCTCCTGGGGCGCCCACGACACCCTGCTGGTGCTGGACGACTGCACCGCCCAGGCCCGGCGCCTCCACGACCTGGGCATGCCCTGGCTGCTGGGCATCGACCCGGAGGTCGTTCCCCTCTATCTCGGCCTGCCGTGGGGGCTCGGCGTGGGTCCGCTGCCCAACCTGCCCCTGCCCGTGCCGATCCACACGCGGGTGTGCGCACCGGTGGTGTTCCCGCGAACCGGCTATGCCGCCAGCCGCGACCGGAGCTACGTGCGAGCCTGCTACCAGCAGGTGGTGGCCCACATGCAGGCCGAACTGGATCGGCTGGCGCAGACCGTCCGCCAGGGTGGGGGCGTGTGCAGCTGGTGA